Proteins co-encoded in one Quercus robur chromosome 8, dhQueRobu3.1, whole genome shotgun sequence genomic window:
- the LOC126694487 gene encoding uncharacterized protein LOC126694487, whose protein sequence is MDPTVEPMEIPDPSAGEGELTRSSKRAKTGPGPELKRVAEIVLVLSTMARMRGGGKSPTAAEMELMAEARTKLAEACACFAPKDLIGREAIGSVMEDLGLNAKLRDQRLGFRGPPKFTIKEKLDNAKRKMDESKHFTAHATTYTSHPSTLSDIRGAPHTARIFPSDKPSNPPISSGAIPASSPLGHASPATSTSLPTNEVRPVMVSRGLPSSNLGRDSSSLPLQKVEKPQFKSDGGLNGSSFASQVQANSSVNHPLVNAPTWSIQTQSSSTAKSVQENKVPNHTPTKVEGTVDVSASRVAPQVVRDQSFRPFITQPAAGNLPATHQPMQGMSFVQPPSLGHNHNEIAKLIQKFLHPQRPDHPKWTPPSRDYMNKALTCQYCQVTINEVDNVLLCDACEKGYHLKCLQPTQKGIPRGEWHCMRCMTLTQGKPLPPKYGRVMRSSTNQLNVPPNIATKASSSEKKVETLDPKVNQQKITANGSSDLQSPTCTGSAGTNHVESASDMKISNARETQGNDVISSSKITDDKPLSGPASGSPSVASSILMSAEQIKDSESSIHEEKSCEQKIELPPKVDETVSNKSDDSQPSHNSQVVDRAVLPDCADVPSKNCHDKDLNVKESEKSHTRENLDCTSGNDIKQDDQLVAQANPSGGSQTGTEASERFGFPSDGLRGVEWIDNVVQVLDGKSFYQSCRVNGVTYKLQDHALFRASHGELIPSKLQSMWEDSKTGSKWVIVTRCYFPRDLPENVGRPCAPENNEVYESNHESTIMAGLIQGPCEVLPPAKFSEENERRSQAGPDANMGLQPVFLCKWVYDEFKGLFQPVYS, encoded by the exons ATGGATCCGACGGTGGAGCCCATGGAAATACCCGACCCGTCGGCGGGAGAGGGAGAATTGACCCGGTCGAGCAAGCGGGCCAAGACTGGGCCTGGGCCGGAGCTGAAGAGAGTGGCGGAGATTGTTTTGGTGTTGTCGACGATGGCGAGGATGCGAGGCGGTGGTAAGAGTCCCACGGCGGCGGAGATGGAGTTGATGGCGGAGGCGAGGACGAAGCTTGCGGAAGCTTGTGCTTGCTTTGCTCCTAAGGATTTGATAGGTAGGGAAGCGATTGGGTCGGTTATGGAGGATTTGGGACTCAATGCGAAGCTCAGGGATCAGAGGCTAGGGTTTCGTGGTCCTCCTAAGTTCACTATCAAGGAGAAGCTCGACAATGCCAAGCGAAAG ATGGATGAGTCCAAGCATTTTACTGCACATGCTACTACATATACTTCTCACCCCTCTACATTAAGCGACATCCGTGGGGCACCGCATACTGCCCGTATCTTTCCATCAGATAAACCAAGTAATCCGCCAATTTCTTCTGGAGCCATCCCGGCTTCTTCACCTTTAGGTCATGCTTCTCCAGCAACTTCTACATCCTTGCCAACCAATGAAGTTCGACCAGTTATGGTTTCTAGAGGATTGCCTAGCAGTAATTTAGGAAGAGACTCTTCTTCCTTGCCATTGCAGAAAGTTGAAAAACCACAGTTCAAATCGGATGGAGGATTAAATGGGTCTTCTTTTGCATCACAAGTACAAG CAAATTCTTCTGTGAACCATCCACTGGTAAATGCTCCTACATGGTCCATACAAACCCAATCTTCCTCAACAGCTaaaagtgtgcaagaaaacaaggTTCCAAATCATACGCCTACCAAGGTTGAGGGAACTGTTGATGTAAGTGCGTCACGTGTTGCTCCTCAGGTAGTGAGAGATCAGAGCTTTAGGCCATTTATAACTCAGCCAGCAGCTGGAAATTTGCCTGCTACACATCAGCCCATGCAGGGCATGAGCTTTGTCCAACCCCCTTCTCTTGGTCATAATCACAATGAAATCGCTAAGCTTATTCAGAAGTTTTTACATCCACAGCGTCCAGATCATCCTAAATGGACTCCCCCATCAAGGGATTACATGAATAAGGCTTTAACTTGCCAATATTGCCAGGTTACCATCAATGAGGTGGACAATGTACTTCTTTGTGATGCTTGTGAGAAAGGGTATCACTTAAAGTGTCTGCAGCCTACTCAAAAGGGAATTCCTAGAGGTGAGTGGCACTGCATGAGGTGCATGACCTTGACCCAAGGGAAACCTTTGCCCCCTAAATATGGCCGTGTCATGAGAAGTAGTACAAATCAATTAAATGTGCCTCCCAACATAGCTACAAAGGCATCATCTTCTGAGAAGAAAGTGGAAACTTTAGATCCAAAGGTCAATCAGCAGAAGATTACAGCAAATGGAAGCTCTGATCTACAAAGCCCCACATGTACTGGTAGTGCAGGCACCAATCATGTTGAATCAGCATCTGATATGAAGATTTCAAATGCAAGAGAAACTCAAGGGAATGATGTTATATCAAGTAGTAAAATTACTGATGACAAACCTTTGTCTGGGCCAGCTTCTGGTTCTCCTTCTGTTGCCTCGTCAATTTTAATGTCTGCTGAACAAATAAAAGACTCTGAATCATCTATACATGAAGAGAAATCTTGTGAGCAAAAAATAGAGCTTCCTCCTAAAGTAGATGAAACTGTTAGTAATAAGTCTGATGATTCTCAACCCTCACACAATTCACAAGTTGTTGACCGGGCAGTCTTGCCAGACTGTGCTGATGTTCCATCAAAGAATTGTCATGACAAAGACCTCAATGTCAAAGAATCAGAAAAATCACATACAAGAGAAAATCTTGACTGTACTTCAGGAAATGATATCAAGCAAGATGACCAACTTGTTGCTCAGGCAAATCCTTCAGGAGGTTCTCAAACTGGTACTGAGGCTAGTGAACGCTTTGGGTTTCCTTCGGATGGCTTGCGTGGTGTTGAATGGATTGACAATGTTGTTCAAGTTTTAGATGGGAAATCATTTTACCAGTCCTGCAGGGTCAATGGAGTAACCTATAAGCTGCAGGATCATGCCCTTTTCCGTGCGAGCCATGGTGAATTGATACCCTCTAAGCTTCAG TCCATGTGGGAGGATAGCAAAACTGGGTCAAAGTGGGTTATAGTTACAAGGTGCTACTTTCCTCGTGACTTGCCAGAGAATGTTGGACGCCCATGTGCTCCTGAAAACAATGAG GTGTATGAATCAAATCATGAAAGCACAATAATGGCTGGTTTGATCCAAGGCCCATGTGAAGTTCTCCCTCCTGCCAAGTTTAGTGAGGAAAATGAAAGACGAAGCCAGGCAGGACCTGATGCAAATATGGGATTACAGCCTGTTTTCCTGTGCAA ATGGGTTTATGATGAATTTAAAGGGCTGTTTCAACCTGTTTACAGTTAA
- the LOC126694488 gene encoding indole-3-acetate O-methyltransferase 1 — protein MALKGDNVVVSNMKLERIFSMKGGKGETSYANNSQAQARHARSMLHLLEETLDGVQLNSPEVPFVVVDLGCSSGDNTIYIVNVIIKHMTKRYEALGQEPPEFSAFFSDLPSNDFNTLFQLLPPLANYGGGSMEECLAADNHRSYFAAGVPGSFYRRLFPAKSIDVFHSAFSLHWLSQVPESVLDKRSTAYNKGRVFIHGASESTANAYKKQFQTDLAVFLRSRSQEMKRGGSMFLVCLGRTSVDPTDHGGAGLLFGTHFQDAWDDLVQEGLISAEKRDNFNIPVYAPSLQDFKEVVEADGSFAINKLQVFKGGSPLVVNQPDDAAEVGRALANSCRSVSGVLVDAHIGDKLSEELFSRVERRGTSHAKVLLEQLQFFHIVASLSLA, from the exons ATGGCTCTCAAAGGAGACAATGTTGTGGTTTCTAATATGAAGCTTGAGAGGATTTTTAGCATGAAAGGAGGCAAAGGAGAGACCAGCTATGCCAACAATTCCCAAGCCCAG GCTAGACATGCTAGATCCATGCTTCACCTTCTTGAAGAAACCCTAGATGGGGTTCAACTAAACTCACCAGAAGTTccctttgtggtcgtggacctTGGATGCTCAAGTGGCGATAACACCATCTACATAGTTAATGTGATCATCAAGCACATGACCAAGCGCTATGAGGCCTTGGGACAAGAACCACCAGAGTTCTCAGCTTTTTTCTCAGACCTCCCTAGCAATGACTTCAACACCCTATTTCAGCTCCTACCTCCTCTAGCCAATTATGGTGGTGGTAGCATGGAGGAGTGCCTAGCTGCCGATAATCATCGGTCTTACTTTGCGGCTGGGGTGCCTGGCTCTTTCTACCGGAGACTTTTTCCGGCTAAGTCCATTGATGTCTTTCACTCCGCATTTTCTTTGCATTGGCTATCTCAG GTGCCTGAGAGTGTGCTAGACAAGAGATCAACGGCGTATAACAAAGGAAGGGTGTTCATCCACGGTGCAAGTGAGAGCACAGCAAATGCATACAAGAAACAGTTCCAGACTGATTTGGCAGTGTTCCTGAGATCAAGATCACAGGAGATGAAGAGAGGTGGGTCcatgtttcttgtttgcttAGGGAGAACTTCTGTGGACCCCACTGACCACGGTGGGGCCGGCCTCCTCTTTGGGACCCACTTTCAGGATGCTTGGGATGATCTTGTccaagag GGCCTTATAAGTGCTGAGAAACGTGACAACTTCAACATTCCTGTGTATGCACCAAGCCTACAAGACTTCAAGGAGGTAGTTGAAGCTGATGGTTCATTTGCCATTAACAAGCTTCAGGTTTTCAAAGGAGGAAGCCCCCTTGTGGTTAACCAGCCTGATGACGCGGCAGAAGTCGGCCGAGCCTTAGCCAACAGCTGTAGGAGTGTGTCTGGGGTCCTAGTTGATGCTCACATTGGTGACAAACTTAGTGAGGAGTTGTTTTCAAGAGTAGAACGCCGAGGCACGAGTCATGCTAAAGTGCTTCTAGAGCAATTACAGTTCTTTCATATAGTGGCATCCCTTTCTTTGGCttag